The following are from one region of the Endozoicomonas sp. 4G genome:
- the rapA gene encoding RNA polymerase-associated protein RapA, which yields MTSFVPGQRWISDTETEQGLGTVLTFDSRMVTLLFPTTGETRLYSINNCPLSRVQFNLGDEIESHEGWAMTVTEVIEENGLLLYKGVLSDGKPKELPESELGNFIHFNKPQDRMLAGQIDQNSNYSLRYKTLLNNCRLLSSPVRGLLGARTSLIPHQLHIAREVSERHAPRVMLADEVGMGKTIEAGLILHQQLITERAGRVLILVPETLQHQWLVEMLRRFNLHFSLFDEERCRAIEDENPFNTGQLILCSLDFLSQYENRCQQALEVDWDLLIVDEAHHLIWSEENPSREYQVVESLSSRIPGLLLLTATPEQMGPESHFARLRLLDPDRFHDLATYQQEEKSYEPVAEAVQELLENDHLPEAACQHLIGFLGQDCQPLISLINNGSDEQKQAAREQLLRTLLDRHGTGRVLFRNTRAAVGGFPGRVVQGYAQKLPELYQIAQEEETEVRGSLYPELAYQSHICVDDMDPWWKVDPRIDWLINLLKLLKKQKVLVICANANSALDLGDALRILSGIPTAVFHENMTIVERDSAAAYFAEEEYGAQVLVCSEIGSEGRNFQFAHHLVLFDLPAHPDLLEQRIGRLDRIGQTETIKIHVPYLEGTGQELMFHWYDQGLNAFADTCPSGSMVYEQLGEAFSEALAPEKKTTLADIQPLIEETARLNAKLNEHLHNGRDRLLEINSRGTLASEELINDIEAQEEPKQLKRYMEKLFEGFGVESEDHSKHCLVVRPGSHMVTAFPGLPADGITVTFDRDMALSREDMHFLTWEHPMVRESMDMLLTSEMGNTSVALLKNKALKPGTMLLEAIYVVAATGEKKLQLDRYLPATPIRCLIDPSMNNLSEKVAFDTLNAQLQPIKKGMAKKLVKAQREPILTMLAKAEQAAKEQVNPIVTEACKNLLGHVTEEIKRLAALKAVNPNVRDEEIEHLKQRAALGHQCLQKAMLRLDGLRLMIAG from the coding sequence ATGACGAGCTTCGTTCCTGGACAGCGCTGGATCAGTGACACCGAAACTGAACAAGGGCTAGGTACCGTTCTTACTTTCGACAGTCGCATGGTCACCCTGTTGTTTCCTACCACCGGTGAGACCCGGCTGTACTCCATTAATAACTGCCCGCTCTCAAGGGTACAATTTAACCTTGGTGACGAGATAGAAAGTCACGAGGGCTGGGCCATGACGGTGACAGAAGTCATCGAAGAAAATGGCCTGCTGCTTTATAAAGGCGTTCTTTCTGACGGTAAGCCCAAAGAGCTTCCCGAATCGGAACTGGGCAACTTTATTCATTTCAACAAACCGCAGGATCGAATGCTGGCCGGTCAAATCGATCAAAACAGCAATTATTCCCTGCGCTACAAGACATTGTTAAACAATTGTCGACTGCTCAGCTCGCCGGTGAGAGGGCTTCTCGGTGCTCGCACCAGCCTGATCCCTCACCAGCTGCACATCGCCCGTGAAGTGTCTGAACGACATGCTCCCAGGGTGATGCTGGCTGACGAAGTGGGCATGGGTAAAACCATTGAAGCCGGTCTTATTCTTCACCAGCAGCTCATCACAGAACGTGCTGGGCGGGTGTTGATTCTGGTGCCGGAAACCCTTCAGCATCAATGGCTGGTGGAAATGCTGCGTCGCTTCAACCTGCATTTCAGCCTGTTTGATGAAGAGCGTTGCCGCGCCATTGAAGATGAAAATCCGTTCAACACCGGACAGCTGATTCTCTGTAGCCTGGACTTCCTGAGCCAGTACGAAAACCGTTGCCAACAGGCTCTTGAGGTCGACTGGGATCTGTTGATCGTCGATGAAGCTCACCACCTGATCTGGTCAGAGGAAAACCCCAGCCGTGAGTATCAGGTTGTGGAATCCCTGTCGTCACGGATTCCCGGCCTGCTGTTGTTGACCGCAACCCCCGAACAGATGGGTCCCGAAAGTCATTTTGCTCGACTCCGCCTGCTGGACCCGGACCGTTTCCACGATCTGGCCACTTACCAGCAAGAAGAGAAAAGCTATGAGCCTGTGGCCGAGGCGGTTCAGGAGCTGCTGGAAAATGACCACCTGCCGGAAGCCGCCTGTCAGCACCTGATCGGCTTCCTGGGCCAGGACTGCCAGCCTCTGATCAGCCTTATCAATAATGGCTCGGATGAACAAAAACAAGCGGCCCGTGAACAGCTGCTGAGAACCCTGCTGGACCGTCACGGTACCGGTCGGGTGTTGTTCAGAAATACCCGTGCAGCGGTGGGTGGATTCCCCGGTCGTGTGGTACAGGGTTACGCCCAGAAACTGCCCGAGCTTTACCAGATTGCCCAGGAAGAAGAAACGGAAGTCCGTGGTTCGCTCTATCCTGAACTGGCTTACCAGTCCCATATCTGCGTTGATGATATGGACCCCTGGTGGAAGGTAGACCCACGTATCGACTGGCTGATCAATCTGCTAAAACTGCTTAAAAAGCAAAAAGTGCTGGTGATCTGTGCCAATGCCAATAGCGCCCTGGACCTTGGGGACGCCCTCAGAATTCTGTCGGGCATACCCACCGCAGTGTTCCACGAAAACATGACGATCGTGGAGCGGGATAGTGCGGCGGCTTATTTTGCGGAGGAAGAATACGGTGCCCAGGTGCTGGTCTGCTCCGAGATTGGCAGTGAAGGCCGAAATTTCCAGTTTGCCCACCATCTGGTGCTGTTTGATTTACCCGCTCACCCGGACCTGCTGGAACAGCGTATTGGACGACTCGACCGCATTGGCCAGACCGAGACCATCAAAATCCATGTTCCTTACCTGGAAGGCACCGGACAGGAATTAATGTTCCACTGGTACGATCAGGGCCTGAACGCCTTTGCCGATACCTGCCCGTCTGGCAGCATGGTCTATGAACAGCTGGGCGAAGCCTTCAGCGAAGCACTGGCACCGGAAAAGAAAACGACACTGGCCGACATTCAGCCGCTGATCGAGGAAACCGCCAGACTCAATGCAAAACTGAATGAGCATCTTCACAATGGCCGGGATCGCCTGCTGGAAATCAACTCCCGTGGCACCCTGGCCAGTGAAGAGCTGATCAATGACATCGAAGCACAGGAAGAGCCCAAACAGCTCAAACGCTATATGGAAAAGCTGTTCGAAGGCTTTGGTGTCGAGTCAGAAGACCATTCCAAACATTGTCTCGTGGTGCGCCCTGGCAGCCATATGGTGACCGCTTTTCCGGGTCTTCCGGCTGATGGCATTACCGTCACCTTTGACCGGGATATGGCGCTTTCAAGGGAAGACATGCATTTTCTCACCTGGGAACACCCCATGGTTCGTGAAAGCATGGACATGCTGCTCACCAGTGAAATGGGCAATACCTCAGTAGCCCTGCTGAAAAACAAGGCGCTGAAGCCAGGCACCATGCTGCTGGAAGCAATTTATGTCGTCGCTGCCACTGGCGAGAAAAAACTGCAACTGGATCGCTACCTGCCTGCGACGCCGATTCGCTGCCTGATCGACCCCAGTATGAATAACCTCTCGGAAAAAGTCGCTTTCGATACGTTGAATGCCCAACTTCAGCCCATCAAAAAAGGCATGGCGAAAAAGCTGGTAAAAGCGCAACGGGAGCCGATTCTGACCATGCTGGCCAAAGCGGAACAAGCAGCGAAGGAACAGGTTAACCCCATTGTGACAGAAGCCTGCAAAAACCTGCTGGGTCATGTTACCGAGGAGATCAAGCGACTGGCCGCCCTGAAAGCAGTGAACCCGAACGTACGTGACGAGGAGATTGAACACCTCAAGCAACGTGCTGCCCTGGGTCATCAATGTCTTCAGAAAGCGATGCTCAGGCTGGATGGTTTGCGGTTGATGATTGCGGGTTGA
- a CDS encoding YebG family protein, with the protein MSITPMWRVDRDGSMFTDKKAAEEYDRMLELAGNISSLLEDNFEINEELAEEIGLMFAKNKDTFAKAFKGKPDLVLEIGQASEAENNAEDEAEDEAAA; encoded by the coding sequence ATGTCTATTACCCCCATGTGGCGAGTTGACCGGGACGGAAGCATGTTTACAGACAAAAAAGCCGCTGAAGAATACGATCGTATGCTGGAGCTGGCCGGAAATATCTCCAGCCTGCTGGAAGACAACTTTGAAATCAATGAAGAGCTGGCTGAAGAGATCGGCCTGATGTTCGCCAAAAACAAAGACACCTTCGCCAAAGCCTTTAAAGGCAAACCGGATCTGGTGCTTGAGATTGGTCAGGCTTCTGAAGCAGAGAACAATGCCGAGGATGAAGCAGAGGATGAAGCAGCGGCCTGA
- the rluB gene encoding 23S rRNA pseudouridine(2605) synthase RluB — translation MTTETTPPQGEKLQKILAGAGLGSRREMERWISEGRISVNGEQASLGDRANAEDRIAVDGRLVKLETYASRIRRVIAYNKPEGEICSRHDPEGRPTVFDKLPKLQGERWIAIGRLDINTSGLMLFTTDGELASRLMHPSYQIEREYAVRVMGNATEQKVKNLFDGVELEDGPARFTDIVDSGGSGINRWFHVCLLEGRNREVRRLWESQDLKVNRLKRVRFANVIIPDHLRMGQWEEVEKADIDELAAAVQLTPAANGPSRRADPRHTKTGLKTKGTRGKPAINKKRPSPHKKPGAFKKNRHR, via the coding sequence ATGACAACTGAAACCACTCCTCCCCAGGGTGAGAAACTGCAAAAAATCCTGGCGGGCGCCGGCCTGGGCTCGCGCCGTGAGATGGAACGCTGGATCAGCGAAGGTCGAATCTCCGTAAACGGTGAACAGGCCAGCCTCGGCGACCGCGCCAATGCCGAAGACAGGATTGCCGTCGACGGTCGCCTGGTTAAACTGGAAACCTATGCTTCCAGAATCCGCCGCGTCATTGCCTACAACAAGCCTGAAGGTGAGATTTGCAGCCGTCACGACCCCGAAGGTCGCCCCACCGTTTTCGACAAACTGCCCAAACTTCAGGGAGAGCGCTGGATTGCCATTGGCCGTCTGGACATCAACACCTCCGGACTGATGCTGTTTACCACCGATGGTGAGCTGGCCAGTCGCCTGATGCACCCTTCCTACCAGATTGAACGTGAATACGCGGTTCGAGTCATGGGGAATGCCACAGAACAGAAGGTAAAAAACCTGTTCGACGGTGTTGAGCTGGAAGATGGCCCTGCCCGCTTCACCGACATTGTCGACTCAGGCGGTTCGGGCATCAACCGCTGGTTCCATGTCTGCCTGCTGGAGGGCCGCAATCGTGAAGTGCGCAGACTCTGGGAATCCCAGGATTTGAAAGTAAACCGTCTGAAACGGGTACGTTTTGCTAATGTTATCATTCCTGACCACCTGCGCATGGGTCAATGGGAAGAAGTCGAGAAAGCGGATATCGACGAACTGGCGGCAGCGGTTCAGCTGACACCCGCAGCCAACGGACCGTCCCGCAGAGCCGATCCCCGACACACCAAAACCGGCCTGAAAACCAAAGGCACCCGTGGTAAACCGGCTATTAACAAGAAGCGCCCGTCACCTCACAAAAAGCCCGGTGCTTTCAAAAAGAACAGACATCGTTAG
- the scpB gene encoding SMC-Scp complex subunit ScpB translates to MEAEQLQRILEGALLASQKPLTVEKLAALFPEDLYPEEERPDGNRIREALVAISEACEGRGFELKQVASGYRFQVRQELSPWVGRLWEEKPQRYTRALLETLALIAYRQPITRGEIEDIRGVAVSSNIIRTLQDREWVRVVGHRDVPGRPAMFATTRQFLDYFNLENLNELPPLSEIRNLEEAARELAEANEQSELTTEDDETQEVTETEEQSAEELFAELDELEADLPDNFDDLIRKKKVEEMERAEPSTQEDEAAHPETDLHHSEEPAPEAETPVETPDESSTP, encoded by the coding sequence ATGGAAGCAGAACAACTGCAACGTATCCTGGAAGGAGCCCTGCTGGCCAGCCAGAAACCCCTGACCGTAGAAAAGCTGGCCGCGCTGTTCCCCGAAGACCTCTACCCTGAGGAAGAGCGCCCCGATGGCAACCGGATTCGCGAAGCCCTGGTGGCTATTTCTGAAGCCTGTGAAGGACGGGGTTTTGAACTCAAGCAGGTGGCATCGGGTTACCGCTTCCAGGTCAGGCAGGAATTGTCCCCCTGGGTGGGCAGACTCTGGGAAGAAAAGCCACAGCGCTACACAAGGGCACTGCTGGAAACCCTGGCACTGATCGCCTATCGACAGCCGATCACCCGTGGCGAAATTGAAGACATCCGGGGAGTCGCGGTCAGCAGCAACATTATTCGCACCCTTCAGGACCGCGAATGGGTACGTGTGGTGGGTCACCGGGATGTACCAGGGCGTCCGGCCATGTTTGCCACTACCCGCCAGTTTCTGGATTATTTTAATCTGGAAAACCTCAATGAGCTGCCTCCTTTATCCGAGATTCGTAATTTGGAAGAAGCCGCCAGAGAGCTGGCTGAAGCCAATGAACAGAGCGAACTCACCACGGAGGATGATGAAACTCAAGAGGTCACTGAAACGGAAGAACAATCCGCCGAGGAACTCTTTGCCGAACTGGATGAACTGGAAGCCGATCTGCCAGACAACTTTGACGACCTGATCCGTAAAAAGAAAGTCGAAGAGATGGAACGGGCAGAGCCATCTACCCAAGAAGATGAAGCGGCACACCCTGAGACGGATCTCCATCACAGTGAAGAGCCTGCGCCTGAAGCAGAAACACCCGTGGAAACACCAGACGAAAGCAGTACACCCTGA
- a CDS encoding ScpA family protein gives MTPTEAVAESGERQILVMGQPMAKLPDDLYIPPDALQVFLEAFEGPLDLLLYLIKRNNMDILNVQVAVITEQYMQYVELMESGQFELAAEYLVMAATLAEIKSRMLLPRVSEDEDEEEDPRAELIRRLQEYERFKKAAEDIDQLPRMTRDLHQASAVPPDLEQERPHPEVDLKEIMLAMGEILRRSEMYVSHQVEQEALSTRERMSEVLSMLTSERFTPFVALFRLEEGKLGVVVTFMAVMELIKESLIELIQNEPFGPIHVKARID, from the coding sequence ATGACCCCCACGGAAGCCGTGGCTGAGTCCGGAGAACGCCAGATATTGGTTATGGGTCAGCCCATGGCCAAGCTGCCTGATGATCTTTATATCCCACCGGATGCCCTGCAGGTCTTTCTGGAAGCCTTTGAAGGCCCTCTTGACCTGCTGCTCTACCTGATCAAGCGCAACAACATGGACATCCTGAACGTTCAAGTGGCGGTCATCACAGAGCAATACATGCAGTACGTGGAATTGATGGAATCAGGACAATTCGAGCTGGCAGCAGAATATCTGGTTATGGCTGCGACACTGGCTGAAATCAAATCCCGCATGTTGCTGCCACGAGTCTCTGAAGATGAAGACGAGGAAGAAGACCCCCGTGCTGAGCTGATTCGTCGACTGCAGGAATATGAACGTTTCAAGAAAGCCGCAGAAGATATTGATCAGCTGCCCAGAATGACCAGAGACCTGCACCAGGCCAGCGCGGTTCCACCCGATCTGGAGCAGGAACGCCCGCACCCGGAAGTGGATCTTAAAGAAATCATGCTGGCCATGGGAGAGATACTGCGCCGCTCAGAAATGTACGTCAGCCACCAGGTTGAACAGGAGGCGTTGTCCACCCGTGAGCGCATGAGTGAAGTGCTGTCCATGCTGACCTCTGAGCGTTTCACACCTTTTGTTGCCTTGTTCCGGCTGGAAGAGGGCAAACTCGGCGTTGTCGTTACCTTTATGGCGGTGATGGAACTGATCAAAGAATCCCTGATCGAATTGATCCAGAACGAACCTTTTGGCCCCATTCACGTTAAAGCCCGGATTGACTGA
- a CDS encoding tryptophan--tRNA ligase, with product MSAVDSQSRVLSGMRPTGRLHLGHYHGVLKNWLRLQHEYECFFFVADWHALTTHYEEPEKLEDSVWDMVIDWLATGVNPGAATLFIQSKVPEHAELNLLLSMITPLSWLERVPSYKDQQEKLKERDLSTFGFLGYPLLQSADILAYRAGLVPVGADQEAHVEITREIARRFNHLYGREPGFEENAEAAIAKMGRKAANLYRKLRRAYLEQGDDEALATAKALLKEQGNITLGDQERLFGYLEGTGKVILPEPQALLTEQARMPGLDGQKMSKSYGNTISLRENQDSVASKLKKMPTDPARIRRNDPGEPEKCPVWQLHQVYSDDQCRKWVQNGCRSAGIGCLDCKKPLIEAVQAELEPIRTEARELESNPDVVKSIIAEGIEKTRDEAQDTLREVREAIGLDYR from the coding sequence TTGAGCGCTGTAGACTCGCAGTCGCGTGTCCTGTCTGGCATGCGACCCACTGGCCGACTGCACCTTGGCCATTATCATGGGGTATTAAAAAACTGGCTCCGGCTGCAACACGAATACGAATGTTTTTTCTTCGTAGCTGACTGGCACGCTTTGACCACTCACTACGAAGAGCCGGAAAAACTGGAAGACTCAGTCTGGGACATGGTCATTGACTGGCTGGCAACAGGTGTCAATCCAGGGGCAGCCACCCTGTTCATACAGTCCAAAGTTCCGGAGCATGCCGAATTAAATCTGCTGCTCTCCATGATTACACCGCTCTCCTGGCTGGAACGGGTACCCAGTTACAAAGATCAGCAGGAAAAATTGAAGGAAAGGGATCTCTCCACTTTCGGATTCCTCGGCTACCCCTTGCTGCAAAGTGCCGACATCCTTGCCTACCGTGCTGGTCTGGTTCCCGTCGGTGCTGACCAGGAAGCTCACGTAGAGATCACCCGTGAAATCGCCAGACGTTTCAACCACCTGTATGGCCGGGAGCCAGGCTTTGAGGAGAATGCCGAGGCTGCGATCGCTAAAATGGGCCGCAAAGCCGCCAACCTCTATCGCAAGCTCCGTCGTGCCTACCTTGAGCAGGGAGATGATGAAGCCCTGGCCACCGCCAAAGCCCTGCTGAAAGAACAGGGCAATATCACCCTGGGCGATCAGGAGCGATTGTTTGGCTATCTGGAAGGCACGGGCAAGGTCATCCTGCCGGAACCTCAGGCTCTGCTCACTGAGCAGGCCCGTATGCCGGGTCTGGATGGCCAGAAAATGTCCAAGTCCTACGGCAATACCATCAGCCTCAGGGAAAACCAGGACAGTGTTGCCTCAAAACTGAAAAAGATGCCCACAGACCCGGCCCGCATTCGCAGGAACGATCCGGGCGAGCCGGAAAAATGTCCGGTCTGGCAACTCCATCAAGTCTACTCCGATGATCAGTGCAGAAAGTGGGTGCAAAACGGCTGCCGTTCAGCAGGTATCGGCTGCCTTGACTGCAAAAAACCCTTGATTGAAGCCGTTCAGGCGGAACTGGAACCTATTCGCACAGAAGCCAGGGAACTGGAAAGCAATCCCGATGTCGTAAAAAGCATCATTGCCGAAGGGATAGAAAAAACCCGGGACGAAGCCCAGGACACCCTCAGGGAAGTTCGGGAAGCCATAGGGCTGGACTATCGCTGA
- a CDS encoding L-threonylcarbamoyladenylate synthase, which translates to MSQFFQIHPETPQLRLIRQAAEILRAGGVIAYPTDSAYALGCLIGDKQAVERIRQIRRLDEKHNFTLVCRDLSELATYAQVDNVQYRLLKNHTPGPYTFILKGTREVPRRLMHPKRKTLGIRVPQCSIVSALLNELDAPIMSSTLQLPGDNEPMLDPYDIRQTLESQLDLVIDGGYRGMEPTTVISLLADTPEVLREGKGNTEPFFN; encoded by the coding sequence ATGAGCCAGTTTTTCCAGATTCACCCCGAGACGCCGCAGCTTCGTCTGATCCGTCAGGCCGCAGAAATTCTAAGGGCCGGTGGGGTGATTGCCTACCCCACTGACTCGGCCTATGCCCTGGGCTGCCTGATTGGTGACAAACAGGCGGTTGAGCGGATTCGCCAGATTCGCCGCCTGGATGAAAAGCACAATTTCACACTGGTGTGCAGAGACCTCTCTGAACTGGCCACCTACGCCCAGGTCGACAACGTCCAATACCGTCTGCTGAAAAATCACACCCCCGGCCCTTACACGTTTATTCTTAAAGGCACCCGGGAAGTCCCTCGCCGCCTGATGCACCCCAAGCGAAAAACCCTGGGCATACGAGTTCCCCAGTGCAGCATTGTCAGCGCCCTGCTCAATGAACTGGATGCGCCCATCATGAGCAGTACCTTACAGTTGCCCGGTGACAACGAGCCCATGCTGGATCCATACGACATTCGCCAAACACTTGAAAGCCAGCTGGATCTGGTTATTGATGGCGGTTATCGAGGCATGGAACCCACCACGGTCATCAGTTTACTGGCAGACACACCGGAAGTACTCCGGGAAGGTAAAGGTAATACGGAACCGTTTTTTAATTAA